A stretch of Myxococcus hansupus DNA encodes these proteins:
- a CDS encoding N-6 DNA methylase, giving the protein MPNSIALTATLRSIRAKLDLTQEQLAERLGVSFATVNRWEGGSSKPQKAAREVIAALANEAGLNGANEAEASESPAAAAEVTRRRRGKASAAVPSTKPMEQMLWDAACSIRGEKDAAKFKDYLLPLLFLKRLSDVFDDEIDRLAEEYGDRETALEIAEGDHSLLRFYLPAEARWGVISGREAFDWPAKDKPRDIGEHLTKGVRAVVKQNPSLSGVIDVVDFAAERNGERDINPAKLRGVVETFSDPRYRLGLADVQPDFLGRAYEYLLRKFAEGSGQSAGEFFTPTEVGFLMAYIMRPKPGEDCHDYACGSAGLLVKLQLVARELDPTSKVPLKLTGQELQAESYAVAKMNGIIHDMQIELARGDTMINPKFRTPDGKIKTHDVVVANPMWNQPFAPDVFANDPFDRFRTTGGITTGKGDWAWLQHTLSCLNDKGRAAVVLDTGAMTRGSGSKNDDKERNIRKWFVDRDLVDGIVLLPENLFYNTTAAGVIVVLNKRKPASRKGRIVLLNASLHFRKGKPKNYLPDEDIRTLAATFLKGEPVEGELANITREQAEEADYNLSPSRWVAQGAAADHRPIRSIVADVLALDEQARAIDQTLARLLAPL; this is encoded by the coding sequence ATGCCGAACTCGATCGCCTTGACCGCCACCCTGAGGTCAATCCGCGCCAAGCTGGATCTTACCCAGGAGCAGCTCGCAGAGCGGCTCGGGGTGTCCTTCGCCACCGTAAACCGGTGGGAGGGCGGTTCGAGCAAGCCGCAGAAGGCTGCCCGCGAGGTCATCGCTGCGCTCGCCAACGAGGCCGGGCTCAATGGGGCAAACGAGGCGGAGGCTTCCGAATCTCCCGCTGCCGCAGCCGAGGTGACTAGGCGCCGCCGGGGCAAGGCGTCTGCCGCCGTTCCGAGCACAAAGCCGATGGAGCAGATGCTGTGGGACGCGGCCTGCTCCATCCGTGGCGAGAAGGACGCGGCGAAGTTCAAGGACTACCTGCTCCCGCTCCTGTTCTTGAAGCGCCTCTCCGACGTCTTCGACGACGAGATCGATCGCCTCGCCGAAGAGTACGGCGACCGCGAGACCGCGCTCGAGATCGCCGAGGGGGACCACTCGCTCCTGCGCTTCTACCTGCCAGCCGAAGCGCGCTGGGGCGTGATCAGCGGGCGCGAGGCCTTCGACTGGCCCGCCAAGGACAAGCCGCGCGACATCGGCGAGCACCTCACCAAGGGGGTGCGCGCGGTCGTGAAGCAGAACCCCTCGCTCTCGGGCGTCATCGACGTCGTCGACTTCGCCGCCGAACGCAACGGCGAGCGCGACATCAACCCCGCGAAGCTGCGCGGCGTCGTCGAGACGTTCTCGGATCCGCGCTACCGCCTCGGCCTCGCCGACGTGCAGCCCGACTTCCTCGGCCGCGCCTACGAGTATCTGCTGAGAAAGTTCGCGGAAGGTTCGGGACAGAGTGCCGGCGAGTTCTTCACCCCGACCGAGGTGGGCTTCCTCATGGCTTACATCATGCGGCCGAAGCCCGGCGAGGACTGCCACGACTACGCCTGCGGGTCGGCAGGCTTGCTCGTGAAGCTGCAGCTCGTCGCGCGCGAGCTGGATCCGACGAGCAAGGTTCCGCTCAAGCTGACGGGGCAGGAGCTGCAGGCCGAGAGCTACGCGGTCGCGAAGATGAACGGAATCATCCACGACATGCAGATCGAGCTCGCGCGGGGCGACACGATGATCAACCCCAAGTTCCGCACGCCGGACGGGAAGATCAAGACGCACGACGTGGTCGTTGCGAACCCAATGTGGAACCAGCCGTTCGCGCCCGACGTTTTCGCGAACGATCCCTTCGACCGCTTCCGCACCACCGGTGGGATCACGACCGGCAAGGGAGACTGGGCGTGGCTGCAGCACACGCTCTCGTGCCTGAACGACAAAGGTCGTGCCGCCGTGGTTCTCGATACCGGCGCAATGACGCGCGGTTCCGGTTCAAAGAACGACGACAAGGAGCGAAACATCCGTAAGTGGTTCGTCGACCGAGATCTCGTCGACGGCATCGTGCTGCTGCCAGAGAACCTCTTCTACAACACCACGGCGGCGGGCGTGATCGTCGTGTTGAACAAGCGGAAGCCCGCGTCGCGGAAGGGCCGCATCGTGCTCCTCAACGCGAGCCTGCACTTTCGCAAGGGCAAGCCGAAGAATTACCTGCCCGACGAGGACATTCGCACCCTTGCAGCGACGTTTCTCAAGGGAGAACCCGTGGAGGGTGAACTCGCGAACATCACGCGCGAGCAGGCTGAGGAGGCTGACTACAACCTCAGCCCGAGTCGGTGGGTAGCTCAGGGCGCCGCCGCTGACCATCGCCCCATCAGGAGCATCGTTGCGGATGTGCTCGCGCTTGACGAGCAGGCTCGTGCGATCGACCAAACCCTAGCAAGGCTGCTGGCTCCGCTATGA
- a CDS encoding IS3 family transposase (programmed frameshift) has protein sequence MSATDEKQRKPRRPRREFTAEFKAGAVRLVLEEGKTIPQAARDLDLTESALRLWVEQTKTDRGGGRPGALTTVEREELSRLRKENRELRMEREIPKKRGGLLREGDEVKFSFIHAKKALFPVAVLCRHLGVSRSGYYAWAARPECERKQRDRALHLEVAAVHQESRGTYGAPRVHAELKARGQRVARKRVARLMRQAGLRGRARRRFVRTTDSAHHHPVAPNTLERNFQPGQLHRTWVGDITYVWTDEGWLYLAVLLDLFSRKVVGWAMGERIDRGLVLRALDMALLSRPAPQLHHSDRGSQYASEDYRRLLEEHGIGCSMSRKGNCWDNAVAESFFSTLKLELVYVTRFKTREAAKQSLFEYIEVFYNRKRRHSALGYVCPAEYERMAETKRLAA, from the exons ATGTCCGCGACTGACGAGAAGCAGAGGAAGCCCCGTAGGCCACGCCGGGAGTTCACGGCGGAGTTCAAGGCCGGGGCGGTGAGGCTGGTGCTGGAGGAGGGGAAAACGATTCCCCAGGCCGCCCGAGACTTGGACCTGACGGAGTCAGCGCTGCGGCTGTGGGTCGAGCAGACGAAGACGGACCGGGGCGGGGGCAGGCCTGGAGCGCTGACGACGGTGGAGCGCGAGGAACTCTCTCGGCTGCGCAAGGAGAACCGGGAGCTGCGGATGGAGCGGGAGATAC CTAAAAAACGCGGCGGCCTTCTTCGCGAAGGAGATGAAGTGAAGTTCTCCTTCATCCACGCGAAGAAGGCCCTCTTTCCCGTCGCTGTCCTCTGTCGTCACCTGGGCGTCTCACGCAGTGGCTACTACGCCTGGGCGGCGCGGCCCGAGTGCGAGCGGAAGCAACGCGACCGGGCGCTTCATCTCGAAGTGGCAGCCGTCCACCAGGAGAGCCGGGGCACGTACGGCGCTCCGCGGGTGCATGCGGAACTCAAAGCGAGAGGCCAGCGGGTGGCGCGGAAGCGAGTGGCTCGCCTGATGCGCCAGGCGGGCCTGCGTGGCCGTGCACGGCGTCGCTTCGTACGGACCACCGACTCGGCCCACCACCACCCCGTGGCGCCGAACACCCTGGAGAGGAACTTCCAACCCGGTCAGCTCCACCGTACGTGGGTGGGTGACATCACCTATGTCTGGACCGACGAGGGCTGGCTGTACCTGGCGGTGCTGCTGGACCTCTTCAGCCGCAAGGTGGTGGGCTGGGCGATGGGCGAGAGAATCGACCGCGGCCTGGTGCTGCGCGCACTCGACATGGCGTTGCTCAGCCGTCCCGCCCCGCAACTTCACCACTCGGATAGGGGCAGCCAATACGCAAGCGAGGACTACCGCCGGCTGCTGGAGGAGCACGGCATCGGATGCAGCATGTCGCGCAAGGGTAACTGCTGGGACAACGCCGTGGCGGAAAGCTTCTTCTCCACCCTGAAGTTGGAGCTCGTCTACGTCACCCGCTTCAAGACGCGTGAGGCGGCGAAGCAGTCGCTGTTCGAGTACATTGAGGTGTTCTACAACCGGAAGCGGCGCCACTCAGCCCTGGGCTACGTCTGCCCTGCGGAGTACGAGCGGATGGCCGAAACCAAGAGGCTGGCAGCATAG
- a CDS encoding YgjP-like metallopeptidase domain-containing protein: protein MMKSSLYPTQELRRRALAWAVKLRVNPRTIRVQNMRRKWGSCSSSGTVTLASDLVDQDPRFQDFVIAHELLHLRVPTHGRLFKALMSAYVPGWHELEDQRGTSRPTKGGARGQ from the coding sequence ATGATGAAGAGTTCCCTCTATCCCACGCAGGAACTTCGACGCCGAGCCTTGGCTTGGGCGGTGAAGCTGCGCGTGAACCCTAGGACCATCCGCGTGCAGAACATGCGGCGGAAGTGGGGCTCGTGTTCGTCCTCAGGCACCGTCACGCTGGCGAGCGATCTCGTCGACCAGGACCCGCGCTTCCAGGACTTTGTCATCGCCCATGAGTTGCTACACCTGCGCGTACCGACTCACGGTCGCCTCTTCAAGGCACTCATGAGTGCGTACGTACCGGGGTGGCACGAACTCGAGGATCAGAGGGGAACCTCGCGTCCGACCAAGGGAGGTGCCCGTGGCCAGTAG
- a CDS encoding type I restriction endonuclease subunit R, producing the protein MSTLKISEAGTVQFPMVKHAVEIGWEPLTPESAKEKRGGDAGMLFRDELATKLAAFNPWMSPDAIRSVIETLDAIPPTIEGNRDMLAWLRGERQWYDEEEKRHRAVKLVDFESTSANSFHVTWEWVIKPTGRPKGNRADMMFVINGVPVCIVEHKNPKDGDAIERAVKQLRRYELETPELIGSPQLFNVTHLLDYWYGVTWNANRRDMARWKQTREESYRFAVQAFFERTDFLRTLQHWILFYVQDSETRKSVLRQHQQRAINAIVDRCADSKKTRALVWHTQGSGKTFSLLTSARLILENKDRFKNATVLLVVDRTELEGQLKGWVERLLGEMQKQDIATKRANSKAELQRLLDSDFRGLIVAMIHKFEEIRKDSCLRDNVYVFIDEAHRSVAKDLGTYLMAAVPNATIIGFTGTPIARNSQGEGTFKIFGTQDELGYLDKYSIAESIADETTLPIKHVMAPSEMAAPVDLLDKEFFDLAAAEGITDIEELNKVLDRAVGLRTFLAADERIENVAKFVAEHFKENVLPLHYKAFVVAVSREACAKYKRAFDKILPPEWTEAVYTENAADAIDRPLVAKLQLSEEREEDVRLLFKKADKGPKILIVTDKLLTGYDAPLLYCMYLDKPMRDHVLLQAIARVNRPYVDVEGVQKRIGLVIDFVGVLRELKKALRFDSSDVSEVIEDLDVLMADFKTKIGKATTEYLEAGEGGSADERLEKIVYGKFLDPAVRKVFFEAYKEIESLWEILSPSPELRDHIKTFKGLAQLYAAVRNAYSDKVGFVADLAYKTRRLIEENATQAGLGRLTKSITFDVKTLESLKGGDGPDEGKVFNLVRGLQKDIDDDPSAAPVLNPLKERADRILKDLESRKIDGLAAMDLLAALAAEKDAAIKSAKASGLSTRAFSVFWVLRDDAALKQSSVSPMDLAKEAEALLARFPNAVVNADEQRRLRAGLYRPLLALQKDERSRVVDVVVATLLAE; encoded by the coding sequence ATGAGCACGCTCAAGATCAGCGAGGCGGGCACCGTGCAGTTCCCAATGGTGAAGCACGCCGTCGAAATCGGCTGGGAACCGCTCACCCCTGAGTCCGCGAAGGAGAAGCGCGGCGGCGACGCCGGGATGCTCTTCCGCGATGAGCTGGCCACGAAGCTCGCGGCATTCAACCCGTGGATGTCGCCCGACGCTATCCGCTCCGTCATCGAAACGCTCGACGCGATTCCGCCGACCATCGAGGGCAATCGCGACATGCTCGCGTGGCTGCGCGGCGAGCGGCAGTGGTACGACGAGGAGGAGAAGCGCCACCGCGCGGTGAAGCTCGTCGACTTCGAGAGCACCAGCGCGAACTCGTTCCACGTGACGTGGGAGTGGGTGATCAAGCCGACCGGGCGCCCGAAGGGCAACCGTGCGGACATGATGTTCGTCATCAACGGCGTGCCCGTCTGCATCGTGGAACACAAGAACCCGAAGGACGGCGACGCAATCGAGCGCGCGGTGAAGCAGCTCCGTCGCTACGAGCTCGAGACGCCTGAGCTGATCGGCTCGCCCCAACTCTTCAACGTCACGCACCTGCTCGACTATTGGTACGGCGTCACTTGGAACGCCAACCGACGAGACATGGCGCGCTGGAAGCAGACGCGCGAGGAGAGCTACCGCTTCGCGGTGCAGGCATTCTTCGAACGCACCGACTTCCTGCGCACGCTCCAGCACTGGATACTCTTCTACGTTCAGGATAGCGAGACCCGGAAGTCCGTGCTGCGGCAGCATCAGCAGCGCGCCATTAACGCCATCGTCGATCGCTGCGCCGACTCGAAGAAGACGCGCGCGTTGGTCTGGCATACGCAAGGTTCGGGCAAGACCTTCAGCCTGCTCACCTCGGCTCGTCTCATCCTCGAGAACAAGGATCGCTTCAAAAACGCGACGGTGCTCCTCGTCGTCGACCGCACCGAACTCGAGGGCCAGCTCAAAGGATGGGTGGAGCGTCTGCTCGGTGAGATGCAGAAGCAGGACATCGCAACCAAGCGGGCCAACAGCAAGGCCGAGCTGCAGCGCCTCCTCGACAGCGACTTTCGTGGCCTGATCGTCGCGATGATCCACAAGTTCGAGGAGATCCGAAAGGACAGCTGCCTCCGCGACAACGTCTACGTCTTCATCGATGAGGCACATCGCTCAGTCGCGAAGGACCTCGGCACGTACCTGATGGCCGCCGTGCCGAACGCGACTATCATCGGCTTCACGGGAACGCCCATCGCGCGGAACTCGCAGGGCGAAGGTACCTTCAAGATCTTCGGTACGCAGGACGAACTGGGCTATCTCGACAAGTACTCCATCGCCGAGTCGATCGCAGACGAGACGACTCTGCCCATCAAACACGTGATGGCTCCGAGTGAGATGGCCGCGCCCGTAGACCTCCTCGACAAGGAGTTCTTCGACCTCGCCGCTGCTGAGGGCATCACCGATATCGAGGAGCTGAACAAGGTTCTCGACCGCGCCGTCGGATTGCGCACGTTCCTTGCCGCCGACGAACGCATCGAGAACGTCGCGAAGTTCGTCGCAGAGCACTTCAAAGAGAACGTCCTCCCGCTGCACTACAAGGCGTTCGTCGTTGCTGTGAGCCGGGAGGCGTGCGCGAAGTACAAGCGCGCCTTCGACAAGATTTTGCCGCCCGAGTGGACCGAGGCCGTCTACACGGAGAACGCCGCCGACGCGATCGACCGGCCTCTCGTCGCCAAGCTTCAGCTCAGCGAGGAGCGCGAGGAAGACGTGCGGCTTCTCTTCAAGAAAGCCGACAAGGGCCCCAAGATTCTCATCGTCACGGACAAGTTGCTGACCGGGTACGACGCGCCGCTGCTGTACTGCATGTACTTGGACAAGCCGATGCGCGACCACGTGCTCCTGCAGGCCATCGCCCGGGTGAACCGGCCCTACGTCGACGTCGAGGGCGTGCAGAAGCGCATCGGCCTTGTCATCGACTTCGTCGGCGTGCTGCGCGAGCTGAAGAAGGCCCTGCGCTTCGACTCCTCCGACGTCAGCGAAGTGATTGAGGACCTCGATGTCCTCATGGCCGACTTCAAGACGAAGATCGGAAAGGCGACGACCGAGTATCTCGAGGCTGGTGAAGGCGGCAGCGCCGACGAGCGCCTTGAGAAGATCGTCTATGGTAAGTTCCTCGACCCAGCCGTGCGCAAGGTGTTCTTCGAAGCCTACAAGGAGATCGAGAGCCTTTGGGAGATTCTCTCGCCCTCGCCCGAACTGCGCGACCACATCAAGACCTTCAAGGGGCTCGCGCAGCTCTACGCGGCAGTGCGCAACGCCTACTCGGACAAGGTCGGCTTCGTCGCTGACCTCGCATATAAAACGCGGCGCCTGATTGAAGAGAACGCGACGCAAGCTGGACTTGGGCGACTCACGAAGAGCATCACGTTCGACGTGAAGACACTTGAGTCGCTGAAGGGCGGGGACGGCCCTGATGAGGGCAAAGTCTTTAACCTGGTACGCGGGCTCCAGAAGGACATCGACGACGACCCGAGCGCGGCGCCTGTACTGAACCCGCTGAAGGAACGCGCGGATCGCATCCTGAAGGACCTCGAGTCCCGGAAGATCGATGGCCTCGCGGCGATGGACCTTCTCGCGGCCCTTGCCGCCGAGAAGGATGCGGCGATCAAGTCCGCTAAGGCGAGCGGTCTTTCCACACGCGCCTTCTCGGTGTTTTGGGTCCTGCGTGATGACGCAGCGCTGAAGCAGTCAAGCGTCTCGCCCATGGACCTCGCCAAGGAGGCCGAGGCTCTCCTCGCTCGCTTCCCCAATGCGGTGGTGAACGCTGACGAGCAGCGCCGACTGCGCGCCGGCCTCTACCGCCCCTTGCTGGCGCTCCAGAAGGACGAGCGCTCTCGCGTCGTGGATGTGGTTGTCGCGACGCTTCTTGCTGAGTAG
- a CDS encoding tyrosine-type recombinase/integrase, which produces MSVYAAVARPPRTLTEKEVNLLLRVTGQHRDGFRDHCLYSLALASGLREHELVALNIGDIFDARSRARRHVSLRVFKGCRRHPGPQEVVLSDTVRAKLEKLLRLKRAQGHEVGLQAPLFLSRKGLRLSTRQVRHGFAVWQQRAGLERHLNFHAVRHTACTGVYRRTKDIRLTQRFARQRSIDSTVIYTHPSDDELVRVTQELPC; this is translated from the coding sequence ATGTCTGTCTATGCCGCTGTCGCCCGCCCACCGCGTACCCTCACCGAGAAGGAGGTGAACCTCCTGCTGCGCGTCACGGGGCAACACCGGGATGGATTCCGAGACCACTGCCTGTACAGCCTCGCGCTGGCCTCGGGCTTGCGTGAGCACGAACTGGTCGCCCTCAACATCGGCGACATCTTCGACGCGCGTAGCCGCGCACGCCGGCACGTGTCGCTGCGCGTCTTCAAGGGTTGCCGTCGGCACCCTGGCCCCCAGGAAGTCGTCCTCTCGGACACGGTGCGCGCGAAGCTGGAGAAGCTACTGCGCCTCAAGCGCGCGCAGGGGCACGAGGTGGGGCTCCAGGCGCCCCTCTTCCTGAGCCGCAAGGGCCTGCGCCTGTCCACGCGGCAGGTGCGCCACGGCTTCGCGGTGTGGCAGCAGCGCGCGGGCCTGGAGCGGCACCTGAACTTCCACGCCGTGCGCCACACCGCGTGCACCGGGGTGTACCGGCGGACGAAGGACATCCGCCTCACCCAGCGCTTCGCGCGGCAGCGCAGCATCGACTCCACAGTCATCTACACGCACCCCTCGGACGACGAACTGGTGCGCGTGACGCAAGAGTTGCCCTGCTGA
- a CDS encoding AAA family ATPase: MPLHALSQAVKGFFGYTSPVSTEPEDTPGGALFESGDVLIRRIIDAIRLRRPVLVTGPRGSGKSHCAREAIERCVDEGVIGGYHFVQGNREIGRDYLSEDSLTIRRERQNDPSSRPVAQVIDALLVRGTGDSERISKRRGKNEHFPGIPDGGALEWEASDWTVLFLDEINRFGDGVLDSLLSLTEERVIVRGGVKLHVPIIVVATANPPGYDATAKKLSPPLQARIARAYRVSQPTLETLSLTILPAQIQNYIALNRSSREGSNSATVSPDLTKLIAAASLCLWGAPSLSRKGVGFLTYATRQLLKEAMKADPVLSGAMVRLGELTSFGPDARSVGDWVGSAMGRALDREEDRLGATAQAAVAAPGVTHTDLIDASNEALASKVRENFNEGAEPLKAAEKETLVEQVVSRVLRQPAVRAVFLYPVESAALRLLALPPVVLDRPVEEVFGVLLLRDEPTPFNEGPVALELRKLVHGYLDKLPAEKSPQEITPGPCEVLRRTVKLLRSLLVESCIELGRMRDRDLIQRLASDVALGEGQPVIGQLRILERLSDELKTAARREQRWVLKQVGSYDQEEAVLQAAALFDGLFKVLQARVAEVRAQFAKHQVSLKDHLERAGHLHPALAPWASALSRAYRQQEVTGAVADALTTVLVAAAEALRDFGQAPVPPPLSTLSPLASDLLDRLSGGMGLRRGATQPGANVESELKTRLVVGGHSAMTDEDSSKVHVLAVQAQDVMKAEAVAKAHLEIDRIFAALTKQKA; this comes from the coding sequence ATGCCACTGCACGCGCTCTCCCAGGCTGTGAAGGGGTTCTTCGGGTACACGTCCCCTGTCTCTACAGAGCCCGAGGATACCCCGGGCGGCGCCCTATTCGAGAGTGGCGACGTCCTCATCCGACGGATCATTGACGCCATCCGCCTGCGACGCCCAGTGCTCGTGACAGGTCCACGCGGCAGCGGCAAGTCGCACTGTGCTCGAGAGGCCATCGAGCGCTGCGTCGACGAGGGAGTCATCGGCGGGTACCACTTTGTGCAAGGAAACCGCGAGATCGGTCGCGACTATCTCAGCGAGGACAGCCTCACCATCCGGCGTGAGCGGCAGAACGACCCGTCGTCGCGACCGGTCGCGCAGGTGATCGACGCGCTGCTCGTGCGGGGCACCGGCGACAGCGAGCGGATATCAAAGAGGCGGGGCAAGAACGAACACTTCCCTGGCATCCCTGACGGTGGGGCTCTCGAGTGGGAAGCGTCCGACTGGACCGTACTCTTTCTCGATGAGATCAACCGGTTCGGAGACGGCGTCCTTGACAGCCTCCTGAGCCTCACCGAGGAGCGCGTCATCGTACGCGGTGGCGTCAAGCTTCATGTCCCGATCATAGTGGTCGCCACGGCGAACCCCCCCGGATATGACGCCACCGCGAAGAAGCTGTCGCCGCCGCTGCAGGCGCGCATCGCTCGCGCCTACCGGGTCTCGCAGCCAACGCTCGAGACATTGAGCCTGACCATCCTGCCAGCCCAGATACAAAACTACATCGCCCTCAACCGGAGCTCTCGTGAGGGCTCCAACAGCGCCACCGTCTCGCCAGACCTCACAAAGCTGATCGCCGCAGCGTCCCTGTGCCTGTGGGGCGCGCCATCGCTGAGCCGAAAGGGCGTAGGCTTCCTCACCTACGCAACGCGACAGTTGCTGAAGGAAGCCATGAAGGCGGATCCGGTGCTCTCCGGAGCCATGGTGCGGTTGGGCGAGCTGACCAGCTTCGGTCCTGATGCCCGCTCCGTAGGCGACTGGGTCGGGAGTGCGATGGGGCGGGCCTTGGACCGTGAGGAGGACCGCTTGGGGGCAACGGCCCAGGCGGCGGTGGCTGCACCGGGAGTGACTCACACGGACCTCATTGACGCGAGCAATGAGGCTTTGGCGAGCAAGGTCCGGGAGAACTTCAACGAGGGCGCCGAGCCGCTAAAGGCGGCCGAGAAAGAGACGCTAGTCGAGCAGGTCGTCTCGCGCGTCCTGCGGCAACCCGCGGTCCGGGCTGTCTTTCTCTACCCGGTGGAGAGCGCTGCCCTGCGCCTGCTGGCTCTGCCCCCCGTGGTGCTCGACCGCCCTGTCGAGGAGGTCTTCGGAGTGCTCCTCCTGAGGGACGAGCCTACCCCGTTCAACGAGGGACCCGTTGCCCTTGAGTTGCGCAAGCTCGTCCATGGCTACCTCGACAAACTGCCTGCTGAGAAGTCGCCGCAAGAGATTACGCCTGGGCCATGCGAGGTGCTCCGGCGTACAGTCAAGCTCCTTCGGAGCCTCCTGGTGGAGTCCTGCATCGAGCTCGGCCGAATGCGTGACCGGGACCTCATCCAGAGGCTCGCATCGGATGTCGCGCTCGGAGAAGGGCAGCCGGTGATCGGGCAGCTGAGGATCCTTGAAAGGTTGAGCGACGAGCTCAAGACCGCAGCTCGGCGCGAACAGCGGTGGGTGCTCAAGCAGGTCGGCTCCTACGACCAGGAAGAGGCGGTTCTCCAGGCGGCGGCGTTGTTCGACGGGCTCTTCAAAGTGCTCCAGGCTCGCGTTGCGGAGGTACGGGCTCAGTTCGCGAAGCACCAAGTGTCATTGAAAGACCACCTTGAGCGCGCCGGGCACCTGCATCCAGCTCTTGCGCCGTGGGCCTCAGCGCTCTCAAGAGCCTACCGGCAGCAGGAGGTGACGGGTGCGGTCGCCGACGCGCTGACCACAGTGCTGGTCGCCGCTGCAGAGGCCCTGCGAGACTTCGGACAGGCCCCAGTGCCTCCACCGTTGTCCACCCTCTCTCCCCTGGCGTCGGACCTCTTGGACCGGCTCAGTGGCGGCATGGGCCTTCGCAGAGGAGCGACTCAGCCGGGGGCGAACGTGGAGTCAGAGCTGAAGACGCGGCTGGTCGTGGGTGGCCACTCCGCCATGACAGATGAGGACTCCAGCAAGGTCCACGTGCTGGCCGTCCAGGCGCAGGACGTGATGAAAGCAGAGGCTGTCGCCAAGGCGCACTTGGAAATCGACCGCATCTTCGCTGCGCTGACGAAGCAAAAGGCATGA
- a CDS encoding restriction endonuclease subunit S: protein MTNPNWKWRPLGELFAIGAGKTMSEAARTGSDKVPFLRTSNVFWDQIDLSDVDEMAISPAELAEKSLKPGDLLVCEGGEIGRAAIWDGQVSVMSFQNHLHRLRPLNEEADARFYVYFLQSAFTQLGIFAGAGNKTTIPNLSRNRLAALEVPFPPLGEQRAVADSLRAVRRALSLHSEASATADELKRATMRELFTRGLRGETQRETEIGMLPESWSVRRLGDACTLSTGTTPSTKREDYYRGTIPFIKTADIVNNRLRVASTHISEQARADYNLTLYPAGTVLMAMYGQGKTRGQVALLEVAAATTQNAAAIAPKESIIVPSFLWHYLLSRYDDLRGMGSLGHLSHLNLGYLREFLVPTPSLQEQHDISIVLNAIDDKINLHRRKSTMLEELFSSLLHKLMTGEIRASSLALSALTTTAPEAAA, encoded by the coding sequence ATGACGAACCCGAACTGGAAGTGGCGACCTCTCGGCGAGCTGTTCGCGATCGGCGCAGGAAAGACGATGTCGGAAGCGGCGCGCACCGGGTCTGACAAGGTTCCGTTCCTACGCACGTCCAACGTGTTCTGGGACCAGATCGACCTCTCCGACGTTGATGAGATGGCGATTTCCCCTGCAGAACTGGCGGAAAAGAGTCTCAAGCCCGGGGACTTGCTCGTCTGTGAAGGTGGAGAAATAGGGCGCGCGGCGATTTGGGATGGCCAGGTCTCAGTGATGTCATTCCAGAATCACCTTCACCGGCTGCGTCCGCTGAACGAGGAGGCCGATGCGCGGTTCTATGTCTATTTCCTACAGAGCGCGTTTACGCAGCTTGGGATCTTCGCGGGCGCGGGCAACAAAACCACGATCCCGAATCTGTCCCGGAACCGGCTCGCCGCGCTCGAAGTTCCGTTCCCGCCGCTTGGTGAGCAACGTGCTGTCGCCGATTCTCTTCGCGCGGTCCGTCGAGCGCTCTCTCTTCATTCCGAGGCCTCGGCGACGGCTGACGAGCTCAAACGCGCAACGATGCGTGAGCTGTTCACGCGTGGATTGAGGGGCGAGACGCAGAGGGAGACGGAGATCGGCATGCTCCCGGAGAGCTGGTCGGTTCGTCGTCTTGGCGATGCCTGCACCCTCAGTACAGGAACGACTCCGTCGACCAAGCGAGAAGACTACTACCGCGGCACCATTCCGTTCATCAAGACCGCCGACATCGTCAACAACAGGCTTCGGGTCGCGAGCACGCACATCTCCGAGCAGGCACGCGCGGACTACAACTTGACGCTCTATCCGGCAGGCACCGTGCTTATGGCCATGTACGGCCAAGGCAAGACGAGAGGCCAGGTTGCCTTGCTCGAAGTCGCCGCCGCAACCACTCAGAATGCGGCTGCGATCGCACCGAAGGAAAGCATCATCGTGCCGAGCTTCCTCTGGCACTACCTGCTGAGCAGGTACGACGACCTTCGTGGCATGGGCTCCTTGGGGCACTTGTCGCATCTGAACCTTGGGTATCTTCGCGAGTTCCTGGTGCCGACTCCGTCCTTGCAGGAGCAGCACGACATCTCAATCGTGCTCAATGCGATCGATGACAAGATCAATCTCCATCGGCGCAAGTCCACCATGCTTGAGGAGCTTTTTTCCTCACTTCTGCACAAGCTGATGACTGGAGAAATTCGTGCTTCCAGCTTGGCTCTCTCTGCGCTCACTACGACCGCGCCGGAGGCCGCAGCATGA